A part of Citrifermentans bremense genomic DNA contains:
- a CDS encoding CCDC90 family protein, with translation MQTDEELSAVRATVIGADFNGFLVSEVIDGYLKQVAESAVRSEARNAALQDENVRLSRELERLSSEMQQISDSIRKEISLLDGRVDELTQLIIKTATALAMDHAPPNSSDESHQSRTRRPNLFGS, from the coding sequence ATGCAAACAGATGAAGAGCTGTCGGCTGTACGCGCGACCGTGATCGGGGCTGATTTCAACGGATTCCTGGTATCGGAGGTTATCGACGGTTATCTGAAGCAGGTGGCCGAATCGGCGGTCCGGTCAGAGGCAAGGAACGCCGCACTCCAAGATGAAAACGTAAGGCTGTCTAGAGAATTAGAGAGGCTCTCCAGCGAAATGCAGCAAATTTCAGATTCTATCCGCAAAGAGATCTCCCTGCTCGATGGGCGTGTGGACGAATTAACCCAGCTCATTATCAAGACTGCCACCGCCCTCGCGATGGACCACGCCCCTCCCAACTCCTCCGACGAGAGTCACCAGTCTCGGACGCGACGGCCTAACCTTTTTGGTAGCTAA